TATCAATGGTAACGAGTAAAATGTCATCGGAGATTTCCTCTTCATCAATGGGACATCCTCCTTCCGGAAGGAATACATCTTTTTTGTCGATTTTCTTTTCAATGTAATTTTCCTGTCTTTTCAGGCCAATCAAGCCTTCGTTATACCAATCGTGATTCCCTGGAATAAAAATGGGCTTCCCTTTAAAATCTTCCAAAGTGGCCAGTTGTGCATCCAGGTGATTTTTCGCGACCCGGTAGGCCTTTGTTGAATCCTTTTTATCGGGTAAGCCGGCAGGATAAATATTATCCCCAAGGAAAATGGCCGTACTCTTTTTATTGGCCTTACTCAAGCGATTTTTAAACGTTTTTAATATGGGGTTCATGTCCCCCATGGGCGAAAGTCCTGCATCTCCTATAAGATAAAAGGTATGCGTAATCTTTTTGGTGCTTGTGCTATCCGTTAAGTTCGGGGGGCTTGCATACTTGGTTTTATATGTTGCGCAACTTGTAATAAACAAGAGTATTAAACACAAAATCAATTGCTTGCAAATACGCATAAGAATAGAGGTTAAAATTTTGTACTTTGGATTCGTTAATATAAAACATATGTCTGAGATAGTAGAGAAAAGCGAGGTTTATGTTACGGACCTCTTGTCCAACAGCTTAGATTCTAAATATTTGTACCATAACCTGAGGCATACGCAGCGTGTGGTGTCTGGAGCCGAAGAATTGATAGAAGCATCAGACTTAAAAAACGAGCAAAAAGAACATCTTTTATTGGCTGCCTGGTTTCACGATACCGGATTTACAAAAGGATACGAAGATCATGAGACCAAGAGTTGTGAGATTGCAAGGACGTTTTTAAAAACACTCAATTATAAGGACTCATCTATAGAAAAGGTGTGCCAATACATCATGGCTACTAAGCTTGGCTATGAACCCATCTCCCTTCCGGAAGAGATCATCAAGGATGCAGATACTTCGCATTTTCGCCAGAAGAGTTATATGTCTACCTCTGAGCTGCTACGTGAAGAGTTGCGTCTGTTGGGAATCGCTGAGTTTTCCCCGGCTGAATGGAGGGAAGAAAATATTAAATTGTTCAGGACCGATCATCGCTTCTACACCGATTATGCAAAAGAGAACTGGCAGAAAGGGAAGGACAAGAATATAAAACGACTAATTAAGGAAAAGAAAGCACGTAAAACACTTGCTAAAAAAGAGCAATTAAAAGCTCAGTTCAAGAATGAGAGTCCGGAAAGGGGCATACAGACTATGTTCCGGGTAACCATGAGGAATCACCTTAAGTTAAGTGACATTGCAGACACTAAAGCGAATATTTTATTGTCTGTAAATGCGATAATTATTTCCCTGGTACTTTCAAATCTCATTCCTAAACTAGACAATCCTTCAAACGATTACCTGATATATCCCACTGGAATATTCTTAGTTTTTGCGATTGCTTCCATGGTTTTGTCCATACTTGCAACGAGGCCAAATGTAACCCGGGGAGAATTTACCAAAGAGGATGTAAAGAACAAGGATGTCAATCTTTTGTTTTTTGGCAACTTTCACAAAATGAATTTACCCGAGTACGAATGGGCTATTCAGGAATTAATTCAGGATAAGAAATACGTCTATTCCTCCTTGACCAAAGATTTGTACTTCCTGGGGGTGGTGTTGGATCGAAAATATAGATTGCTCCGATGGACCTACACCATATTTATGATCGGGATGATTTTGTCGGTTATCGCGTTTTTCGTAGCCCTTAAATTTTATGGCCCGGAACGAGTATTAAAACTGCCTGAAGCTACTTCTGCTTTATTCTTTTAAAGCTTCCATCAGGTCTTCGTAAGTATACGTCTTTTGAGGTTCTTCCTGTTTGTTGTAAAGAATCTCCGCGCGTATTGCCTTGAGTCCGGTTACACCTTGCAGACCTTCTAAATCCACTATTTCAATGTTGTTGGTAAAGTATCCCTTTGATTTTAGGAAAGAAATGTACCTGAGATACTCGAGTTCATCGGACTTCTCAGAATAGACAATTGCAATTTTACCTTTTTCAGTTAGACGCCGGTTAGTGCCTTTGATGTATGATTTATCTATTCTTTTTTTGATGACTTCATATCGCGCATTGTAAGTGCCGTCAACGTCAAAATGCTTTTCATCCATCCTGAATCGGATTGATAATGAACTGTGGTAGACGAGAATCAAAGAAGCAACGTCGAGTTGAACAGGCAGTAAAGGCTTCAGGTTATAATAGCTATTTTCCATTTCGCACATCACCTGCAATTGCCACAAGCGCAGATTATTAAGATATAGGAAATCAAATTTACGATCCTCGGCAATTTCCCCACCTATGTAAAGGTTGTGTTCTACTCCATCAGTTTTATAACGCTCAAAGTAATGGGGGAACATCTCCTGTGCGTTTTTTTGAGCTTCATCCAGGATAGCAGCCAACTGCCTGTTGGTCTTCATTACAGTGGTATCGTAATTCTTTCGATGGTCGTAATAAGTGTCTGTTGATTCGTCAATTCTCGACTCATATGTAGCGATAAGTTCGCCAAGATCTTTTCGGTGTTCCTTTAAATAAAGGAGTACGGGATCTATTTCTGTTTTTACAAAATTGTAGATCGACTGTTCAGTATTGGTTTGAAGTACTTCGCTGACTTCTTCAATGTGCTTTTTAACCCTAAAAATAAGTTCTTCATAAACCGGCAGGGAATCTTCCTTAAATGCAGCCTGAAGGATGATATTAATTTCAGATAACTGAATCATCAGATCACGTTGTATGCTCTCATTTCGCGCGTCTGAAGACGACTGAATGTCTGTTTGCCCATAGAGGGGATACACTTCGTTAAAGACAATCTCTTGAAATGAGGGGTCTTTCCCTCTCAGATTTTCGTTGATAAAGCGTTTTGCTTCCTTCCTGAACTTCCAGTATACTGCAGAATGAATGGTAGTACATTCTTTTTGGATCACTGCATCGATGAGGTTTTCTTGTTCATTTTTCGACCTTACCACCGCAGAAACAATGAAAGGCATCACATCGTTTAACTTCCTGGCATTTACTCCATTAAACTGATTTTTGACTTTTGAAACAATTTCTAAGACACCTAATAATTGCCCTTCAAGAGCGATAGGAGCAAAAATAACACTACTAATGCCCTGATCCTTTAAATTTTTATAGGGTTGCATCCCTCCTGAACGATCAAAATACTTCTGAACATCAGAAATGATGAAATAGGCATTCTGCTTTAATAACTTTTCGTAGGAGTATTGACATAGTGCTTCGTCGCATGTCTCAAAATCACTTTCATTGAGCATGAAACTATGCATCCCTTTCCCGAATACTCTTTCAAACTGATCGTCTTCACGATTATAAGTTGAGAAACCTACTTGTAAATCTTTTAACCTGAAAAAGGATTTAAAAGTTTCCTGCAGGTCCGACATAAATTTATCACTCCCCCTTTTATTGGAGGCAATTAATTCTGATTTGATCTCAGAAATTGCCTGTTCCGCAGTTGCATCAAACATGTTCGCGATCACAAAACCCTTGGAAATAAAACTATTAGGTGGGATCTTTTCTTTCCACAATTTGAGATCGTTAGGATTTTCCAGCAATTCATCTATATCGTCCTGACTCAGATCTTTTGCTAGTTCTGTAGGATATA
This DNA window, taken from Muriicola soli, encodes the following:
- a CDS encoding Pycsar system effector family protein gives rise to the protein MSEIVEKSEVYVTDLLSNSLDSKYLYHNLRHTQRVVSGAEELIEASDLKNEQKEHLLLAAWFHDTGFTKGYEDHETKSCEIARTFLKTLNYKDSSIEKVCQYIMATKLGYEPISLPEEIIKDADTSHFRQKSYMSTSELLREELRLLGIAEFSPAEWREENIKLFRTDHRFYTDYAKENWQKGKDKNIKRLIKEKKARKTLAKKEQLKAQFKNESPERGIQTMFRVTMRNHLKLSDIADTKANILLSVNAIIISLVLSNLIPKLDNPSNDYLIYPTGIFLVFAIASMVLSILATRPNVTRGEFTKEDVKNKDVNLLFFGNFHKMNLPEYEWAIQELIQDKKYVYSSLTKDLYFLGVVLDRKYRLLRWTYTIFMIGMILSVIAFFVALKFYGPERVLKLPEATSALFF
- a CDS encoding GAF domain-containing protein, which encodes MTTDVSNEWPLKHLISFEKLLKRYEAMAEGDDAFLAEKAKRILEAQAPYPILKEGFTDVALLEEHKDVISIILEDAFSEVLSENEIKAASLPYRDVIFNATDRFKKILKDAGKDFVPVLTKEDVSLDYIMNCVVILKFHYGYKLDFHRPYFYKIPNKDGVIHYYRVLYNADFIDLYPTELAKDLSQDDIDELLENPNDLKLWKEKIPPNSFISKGFVIANMFDATAEQAISEIKSELIASNKRGSDKFMSDLQETFKSFFRLKDLQVGFSTYNREDDQFERVFGKGMHSFMLNESDFETCDEALCQYSYEKLLKQNAYFIISDVQKYFDRSGGMQPYKNLKDQGISSVIFAPIALEGQLLGVLEIVSKVKNQFNGVNARKLNDVMPFIVSAVVRSKNEQENLIDAVIQKECTTIHSAVYWKFRKEAKRFINENLRGKDPSFQEIVFNEVYPLYGQTDIQSSSDARNESIQRDLMIQLSEINIILQAAFKEDSLPVYEELIFRVKKHIEEVSEVLQTNTEQSIYNFVKTEIDPVLLYLKEHRKDLGELIATYESRIDESTDTYYDHRKNYDTTVMKTNRQLAAILDEAQKNAQEMFPHYFERYKTDGVEHNLYIGGEIAEDRKFDFLYLNNLRLWQLQVMCEMENSYYNLKPLLPVQLDVASLILVYHSSLSIRFRMDEKHFDVDGTYNARYEVIKKRIDKSYIKGTNRRLTEKGKIAIVYSEKSDELEYLRYISFLKSKGYFTNNIEIVDLEGLQGVTGLKAIRAEILYNKQEEPQKTYTYEDLMEALKE